In Oscillatoria sp. FACHB-1406, the DNA window GTCTGGGCAACCCGCGAACTCCAAGTAGACATCGATCGGAGCCAACTCTCTAAGATTGCCGATTTGATTGTCCAAACTATGACGGGGCCCTGGCGCTATTTTCACACGCCCGAACACACCTTTGAGGTCGGCGGGTCGGATAATGCCGTTGAAGTGCTAGCCGCCCTGTTTCACGACCTCGTATACGTTCAAGTCGATAAGAGCGTTAACTTTAACCTAACCTATTACATTTCCCCGTTCATCCAACAGGTTCAGGAAAAGCTCTATATTCGCTCGGCTAACGAACTGCCCGATGACCCCATGTGCCGAATGGTGATGGATGTTTTTGGGTTTACCCCCGGAAAAGAACTCTCGCCCTTTGCCGGACAAAATGAATTCCTAAGCGCACTCATTTGTACTAAAGTTCTCGAACCTTTCATGAATCGAGGACTCCTGCTGAAGCTGATTGCCTGCATCGAAGCGACTATCCCTTTTCGCTTCCCCTCCCCAGACGGAGTGAGTGCAGCCGAACAACTGTACGAGCGCCTCAAAGAAGTCAACAGCGAGTACGACGCGCAGTTAAGTCCTGAAGAAATTACGGAAACCGTTCGGCAAGCAGTGCGGATGTCGAACCGAGATGTCGGGAGTTTCGCCAACCCCAGTTCGGCACAATTCCTCGATGGAACCTGGAGTTTGCTACCGGAAACCAACCATAACCTGGATTCCCGCTCTTATACGGTGCTTGAATATCGGAATGCGCTGCAAAAAATGGAAGGCTTCATGAACTTCCTCAAGCCCAATATTATTTTCCAGCAGTTTGAAGGCGAACCCGACGACGAATACTATAACGAGTTACTGCACCGCTCGGGCAGAAACCTCGATATTGCGCGCCTTTATTTAGGCAGTAAACTTTATACTATCGCCTTGCTTGAAGCTCTGTCCTTGCGCGTCGGCACCGATATTCCCCTTTCTACTATGATGGGAGAATCCGGCGATCGCTCCGCAGAAGATAACTTAACCGTCGAAAAGCTCGAGAACTTTCTCCCCAAAATCTCTCATCCCCACCAACCCGCCAACGATACTGAAGGAGAAGTGCTGAACTTGCTCGAACAGGGACGTTCTAAGAGTTCGGGCTACGATATCAAAAACTCGCCTCTGACAACGTTTATCGTTAAGTTAATCGGCTTTGACGAAATTCGCGATTCTTTAGCCATCACGAAAGAGTTTTTCCAAGGCAAGATTTCGGGAGAAGCCTTTCTTTCGCAGTGTAATGCTGAAGTTGTTGCGATCGTCACCGATGCGCTCGTTCAACTCTTCGAGCGTCGCAAGGTGGCGTTGCGCCGAACTACGGGTGAGTTAATCGTTGAAGCGGTTTCCTGAAGGTCTGTTCGGTGTTAGTCGCGATCGCCCGATTCTGATAACGTGAATTTGAGAACCGCGCAAGTGGCAAGTCCGGTTGTGTTGTCCTTCGAGTCGTTAACTCCCGCAAGCGGAATGTATAGCGCTACTCGAAACGTGAATGTATGTTTTTAAAGGCTGAAAGTATTGACTGGTGGGCGCTGCCCACCCTACCCGATGTCATAACTGAGTTGCGTAGCGCTATATTAAAATGAACGATGCTCGAAGCTCAGCTACCCGAATCAGAACAAATTGATGTCTCAGCACTAGCTCGCATCTTTACAAACACGACAACATCTTATAAATACCTTTTTTTCCTATCGGTTCTCGATATTCTCAAGAGACGCAACTTTACAGTGAGTTGTCCGATTAATTTTCGAGAAATAATTGTCGAGATGTTAGCTAATGCCTGGTATCCTCACACTTATTTTAAACTTTATTTTGGCACTCAGGACAAAATCGCTCAAAAACTCGATTCTCTACAGTTAGAGATTACAGAACGAGTTTTAAAATTTACGGATACCGATAAAACGGAATTACGCGCCACAATTGCCCAGCAAAATTTAAAAGACGCGATCGCTCATTTAAAACGTTACGTTCCTTTTCGCCTTATCGCTCCTTTTTTAGAAACCGAACTCGAAGCAGAAAATGTAAAGCGAGGAACGGGAAATTGCTTAGAAAAAGCGATGCCCGCTCTTGCCGATCGATACTTCGAGCGCCGAAAACCTTTCTATAAATTCGATACTTCAAGTTATCGAGATTGTACCTCAATTTTGATTCATCCCGACTGGGCAAACTATATTAAAAATAACTACGCAATTGTTCGCGGTTGGGTATTCTGGGAATGGGTGCAATATATGCAAAAACTCAATCCTAATACTCCTAATATCATCAATAAAATTTTTATCCCGCAGCAAAGAGGGTCTTTAGAGGTGCAAAAGCAATATTGGAAACTGATTCTAAAAAGTAACCCCATCCTCTGCATCTATTCAGGGCGAAACCTCGAAGCTAATAATATTAGCTTAGACCACTATTTACCTTGGTCATTTGTTGCCCACGATCTTCTTTGGAACCTAATCCCCACTCACCCAAGTATTAATTCGGCGAAATCAAATAACCTCCCTTCAGAACAATATTTTGATGCTTTTGTTAAAGTTCAGCATCAAGGTTTAGTAACTTCTCACGAACAACTGAAACCCCAACAATGGGGGAAAATGATTGAATCTTATCTTGCAGAATTTAGGATGAGCGGTACGGAAGACCTTCTCAATTTAGAAAAACTCCGCAACGCATACAAGTTAACGATTCAACCTCTAATTTCGTTAGCAACACTTCAAGGTTTTACTCCCAACTGGTTTTATCGCAGCACTGAAGATTAACTTGCCTAACCGCAATAACGGGAAAGTCTAAGAGATTATTTATAAACTGTTGCTGAAGACTTGTAGAGACGTTGTATACAACGTCTCTACAATCCAGCTTTAACATCTCCCTCCCTCACAGCTTTTTTGACATTCAAACTGCCTCTAATTGGCTGCGAGAAGCGCGCAACTGTCCGCAAGCCGCATCCGCTTCCAACCCGCGAGAATAACGAATGCTGACGGCGATATTTTCCCCTTCTAACGTCTTTTTAAAGGTATTGATGCGATCGCGCGTCGGCCGTTGATAATCCACTTCAGCGATCGGATTATACGGAATTAAGTTAACGTGGGTTTGGAATCCGCGCAAGTGACGGGCGAGTTCTGCGGCGTTTTCCTTCGAGTCGTTCACTCCCGCGAGTAGAATATATTCAAAGGTAATTCTGCGTCCGGTAATCTCCACGTATTCCCGGCATTCTTCGAGCAATTGCTGAAGCGGATAGTGTTGGGCGCTGGGGATGAGTTGTTCGCGCTGGCGTTGGTTGGAAGCATGGAGGCTGACGGCTAAAGTGGCTTGCAGCTTGTATTGCGCGAGTTGGTGGATGCGCCCTTGGAGTCCGACGGTGGAAATCACGAGGGAACGTTGCCCGATACCCACATCTTCATTCAAGCACTTGACAGCAGCAACGACTTGTGCAGTGTTGAGCAGGGGTTCGCCCATCCCCATAAAAACAACGTTACTCACCCGCCGCTGAAAGTCATCCCGCACGGTTAGGACTTGATCGACAATTTCGTAAGCTTGTAGGTTGCGCGTAAAACCGCCTTTCCCCGTCGCGCAGAAGTCACAAGCCATCGGACAGCCCACTTGGGAGGAAACGCACACGGTTAGGCGGTTTTCGGTGGGAATGCCAACGGTTTCGATGATTAAGCCGTCAGCAAGGCGCAATAAATACTTGCGCGTCTCATCTGGCGCGACGCTGCGATAGTGGAGGGTAGAACGTCCGATCGCGCCCTCCCCCATTTCCTCGCGCCACGCCTTGGGGAATACCGAAATTTCAGCGAGCGATCGCGCCCCCTGCTGATAAATCCACTGATAGAGTTGTTTCCCACGATACTTAGGCTGCCCCTGCCGTACAACCCAATCGGTTAATTGAGCGAGCGACTGTCCGAGTAGAGGCGCATTTTCAGCGTGCGGCGTACTGAGTTCGGAGCGAGTGTCAAGATTAACAGTCATAAAATAACTTGTAAAACAATAAAGTTTAAGGGACTTAATAGAAATTCAGGAAATCCTTACTTTTCTTTAAGTTTATTAAAATTCTGCTCGAATCTCACTATAGACTTACAGCATTATCCCATGCCCCAGAGCTACAGCGCTTGGCGATCCAACGTGGTTTTACAAACTAATTTAAAAACTCCTGTGTCTGCTCCTGACTCTAATTTAGAATCCCTGCCTCAATTGTGGGCGAAAAAGTACGTTCAAAATCTAGTCGATCCCGAGGGGATTTGGCAAAATCAAGCCTCAATGAGTCGGGAAGCGATCGCAGAACAACTGAACGAATTCTTACGCAATGCCTCAGCGCGAGCTTGGACGCAAACCGAAAACATTCTCGGCAATGAAATCAAACGCCACAGCATCGATAGCCAACTAATCAACCCCTGGCAAATTTCCCAAGATGTTCGAGATGTTTACGAAAAAGCTCTTTTAGCCTACCGCGATCGCGTCCTACCCCGCCGCTTCTCCGTCAAAGTTTCTCATGACTTAGGAGTCATTCGCCAGCGCCACACCGCGAACGATCCGCGCGTTATTGGCTTCGTCAGTATGCAATTCCACTATACCGGACAAGTCCTACTCGAACCCCTCAAAACCGAAGAAAAAAGCATTCTCAGCGAATATTTCAAAGTTATTGACGATCACCTCTATATGCCGCTGCAACGCGCTTATTACGCTGCCGCAGAACTCAACTACGACGATCCCATTCTCCAGGCTGTCCGCAGTCTGTTGCCCCTAATTACAAACATCGCCCAAAAAATCTATCAAGATGTCACCGAACTTTATCCCGGCTATCAATGTTATACGGGAAAATTGACCGATGCGCCAGTTCGGATCTCCAGTATTCGCGATGCTGAAATGTTCCAAGTTTACCTCTGTTTGTGCGCATTAGAACAAAACTTTAGCAGCGTCAAACAAGAACTCTTTCCCCTCTGCGCGATGCTCTATCCTTCCTTAAAAGTGAGGTGGGAATTGGTACAACAATTAATTAATTTGCTCGGAATTGAAATTCAGCGTAACCTCGGTCCCGATCTCATAAAGATATTCAAACCCTATCTCAAATCTTTTGCCGAAATGTTCTCTCCTGAAGTCTTCTCCGATAGCTGAGTAAAGGCATTAACCCTAAAGATTTCGGTCACTCTGGCTTCGCCGCTAAAATTTAAGAGACTGCGGGTTAATTAGCCTGCTGACCTTTTCGAGCTTCTATCCCGAGCCGCGTCGTAAATTCTTACTAGCGGTAGATTTGAACCGGAATGCAGCGGGAGTAAAGTTGAGCGAAGTTAAGGATTTGGATTTCCCGGAATGCTAAAACATAAATTGATTGGGATCGGACGAACCATCTTGTCCTGTATTGTTGTAGGATTTATTGCGCTTGGGTTTGGCTTCGCGACTCCACAGCAGGGGATGGCTGCCCCTTTACCAACCCTTATCGCTGATGCAGCAGATGCAATCCCAGAGCCGAACCCCGCTGAAGGGGCAAAAAAAGCGGAAAAAGCTTCCGAGAAAATTTACGACGGTTTAGAAGAAACCAAGCAAAATATTGGTAAAACAGAACCGCGCAAGGATGCAATGGACTACGCCCGAGGCCATGCCAGTAAGCGTTTGGAAATACTAGCCGATAAAGCTGAAGCAGCAGCACGCGGAGAAGATTCCCTTTCTGAAGTCGATAAAGTCAATATCGATCTTATGCTAAATCCTCAAGGTCGCTAAAGATTGTTAAAATCGGGCTTTTCCTAACAACTTGAGATCGATCGAGAAGCTGAAAAGAATTACAATTCATAAAGCTTATAAGTTTTCAAGAATTTGATAAAGAAGGCTAGAGAATCAGTTCATTCCTCGCTCTTGAGAAAATGCAATTGACTGCATTGCTGACTTTTTGCTTTTTTTGATTGGATACTAATTCTCATTGATTTTGCACGATTCTCGAAGAGGGCATAACATTGTTATGCCCCGGAGAGCAAAAAATTTAGTGCATCGCAATTGAGAATAGGTATAAGGAGATGCAATGCCCACCCTACACCTTTACTCGTAGAAACTTGTCTCAATCAAGCTGTTCTTCACCAACATCGGAGAGAGGAGGCGGCGCATCTTCTGGAGAACGCAAGGTTTCAACTAACTCTTGAATTTCAGCAGGTGGCGGCGGCGTTACACGAGAAACAATTAGGGTGACGAGGAAGTTTAAAATCATGCCGACAGTGCCGATTCCTTCGGGGGAAACTCCGAAAAACCAAGGCGACATCCCATAGAACTTTACGCCGACAATGTAGAAGACGGTAAATAGCAATCCGACAATAATACCCGCGATCGCGCCTTCTCGATTGGTGCGCTTGTCGAAGATTCCAAGCAAAATAGCAGGGAAGAAACTGGCAGCAGCTAAGCCAAAAGCAAAAGCGACAACTTCGGCGACAAAACCGGGCGGATTGATGCCAAAATAGCCCGCAATTGCGATCGCGAATCCAACCATAACGCGCCCCACCATCACCCGTTGTGATTCGGATGCTTGGGGATTAATCATGCGGAAATAGACATCGTGGGCAATAGAACTCGAGATCACTAATAGCAGTCCCGAAGCCGTTGAGAGGGCAGCGGCGAGTCCTCCTGCGGCAACCAGCGCAATCACAAAGGGCGAAAGTTTGGCAACTTCCGGAGTCGAAAGAACGATGATATCTTTGTCGATTTTGATTTCGCTGGCTTCTGGGGTAGGCGCTAACTCAATGCGACCGTTATTATTTTTATCGGTAAACTCTAAGAGTTTAGTTTTTTCCCATTTTGTGGCCCAGTCGAGTTGTTGAATTTCGGCGGGAGTTTTGTCATGCAAGCTGTCAATGAGGTTGTAGCGTGCAAAGGCAGCAATGGAAGGTGCAGTGGTGTAGAGAAGGGCGATAAATAGCAGCGCCCAACCAGCGGAATATCGAGCGGCGCGAGGGCTAGTAACGGTGTAAAAACGCACGATAACGTGGGGGAGTCCTGCGGTTCCGACCATTAAGGCAATGGCGATAAAGAGGACATCCAACATCGATTTGTTGGCGAAAGGTTGGGTGTATTCTTTGAAACCGAGGTCGAGTTGAATTTGGTTGAGTTTGGGGACAATATCGCTGAAGGTGAAGGCGAGTTGGGGGATGGGATTGCCCGTGAGAATCCAAGCGATCGCGATCGCGGGAATTAAGTAAGCAACGATTAAGATAATGTATTGGGCAACCTGCGTCCAAGTAATGCCTTTCATCCCGCCCAACACGGCAAAAAAGCCAACAATTACCATCCCGATAATTACGCCCGTCTCGACGCTAACTTGTAGGAAGCGACTAAAGACAATACCTACGCCGCGCATTTGTCCGGCAACATAGGTCATAGAGATAAAGATAGCGGCGACGACTGCCACCAAGCGGGCGACATTGGAGTAGTAGCGATCGCCAACAAAATCAGGTACGGTATATTTGCCAAATTTCCGCAAATAAGGCGCTAAGAGTAGGGCCAGAAGAACAAATCCGCCCGTCCAACCCATTAAATAAATCGAACCGTCGTAACCGAGAGTTGAGATAATCCCCGCCATTGAGATAAAGGAAGCGGCAGACATCCAATCGGCGGCGGTAGCAGCACCATTAGCGATAGAAGGAATTCCTTGGTCGGCGACAAAAAAGCCTTTGCTATCGCGAACGCGCGACTGCCAACCAATGTAGGTATAAAGGATAAAAGAAAGAATGACGATGATAGTCGTCCAAGCTTCAACTGACATGATTTTTGCGAGAGTCCCAAGCGGCGAAATTACATTCGGTTGTTATATTTGCGATCGATTTTGTCCATTTGGATCGCATAGATAAAAATGAGGATGACGAAGATTACAATCGAACCTTGCTGCGCCAACCAAAATCCGAGCGGCAAACTGCCCAAGCGTATGCTATTGAGCGGCTGGACGAGCAAAATACTGCCGCCTAACGAGACAAGCGCCCAGACAAGCAGGAGGTTGCGAATTAACGTCGTATTTTCGCGCCAATACGCGCGACGGCGATCGGAGTTCATCTTGAATCGCGTTGTTTTTAAAAGGAAGGAATGGAAAGATTAGTCTACACTGGAGTTTGACCGAGGATGAGAATTTCGTATTTTTCGTAACAAATTGTTCGGCGATCGATTTTTTGATAATATTCCTCGGATACAGTACATAAAAACTCTATTATTGCTCGATGGTTTCCCCCGTTCCCAAACCGGAAAAAAATAACCAACTCGAACCCGCCGTACAAACCTGGGAGTTAGGAAAAGTTTATCGCACGGGTTTTTGGATGAACCAAAAAGTAGAATCGCTGAAAAACTGTTCGCTGACGGTGTATCGAGGCGAAACGTTTGGGTTATTAGGGCCGAATGGTGCGGGAAAAACGACGCTATTTAAGGTATTACTAGGGATTATCCGACGCAGTGGCGGCAGAGCGACGATTTTGGGGCAGCCGATTGGCGATCGCGCCGTCAAGCATCGCCTCGGATACCTCCCCGAAAATGCTTATTTTTACGATTATTTAACGGGATGGGAGTTTCTTTCTTTTGTCGCGGGATTGTTCGAGATTCCGCGATCGATTCAACGCCAGCGCATTCCCCAATTATTAGATTTAGTCGGTTTATCGGAAGCAACGGCGAAAAAGAAACAATTGCGCCAGTATTCTAAGGGAATGTTGCAGCGAATTGGTATGGCGCAAGCGCTGATTAACAATCCTGAATTAGTCTTTCTGGACGAACCGATGTCGGGTTTAGACCCGATGGGACGCTATCGAATTCGTCAAATTATTCTCGCGCTTCAGGAAGAGGGAAAAACAATCTTTTTTAACTCGCATATTTTGTCTGATGTGGAGCAAATTTGCGATCGCGTTGCCATTCTTGCCAACGGAGAATTAATCGGGAGTGGAACCTTAGACGAACTGTTAGGAACGACCGAAGCCTTTCAAGTGGTCGGAAAAGGAGGAAATGAGGAAATATTGCGGCGTTGGGTGGCTAATCTAGAATTCAAATACGACGGTTGGCACGGACAGTTGACGGGCGATGCGCAAGAATTTATCGCGACGTTGCGGTTGATGAATGGGGAACTGTTGAGCATGACGCGCGATCGCGTTTCGCTGGAAGATTTCTTTATCCAACAATTGCGCGATCGCGGCATGGATGTCAGCCGTTGATAATCCCCAAATAAACTGTAACGCAATCCGAACACCCCCAATTCTTGCCCGATTGAGTAGCATAGAAACAACATTGCCCCCCGTAACCTCCGCAGACTGCCATGTCCCAAGCTGCACTCACCCCACCCCCAATTATCCTACTTCCCACCGAAGACGACTTACCCTACGACGACGGTATCCCGATGGAAACCCCACGACATAGAGCGCAAATGGAAGTTTTGATTAACGCTCTCGACTCCTGGCTGGAGGGGCGCGACAATGGCTTTGTCGGCGGCAATATGTTCGTCTATTTTAGTGCCGAACAAGTTCGCGATCGCGACTTTCGCGGGCCGGATTTCTTTGTCGTTCTCGGAGTCCCCAAACGCGAGCGAAAAAGCTGGATTGTCTGGCAAGAAAGCAAAGCGCCCGATGTCATCATCGAGTTACTTTCCTCCAGCACCGCTCTTTTCGATAAGAATGAGAAAAAACTCATCTATCAAAATCAATTGCGGGCTTCGGAGTATTTCTGGTTCGATCCCGATAATCCGGCAGATTGGGAAGGCTTTATCCTCGACGGCGGGGTTTATCAACC includes these proteins:
- a CDS encoding HNH endonuclease domain-containing protein; its protein translation is MLEAQLPESEQIDVSALARIFTNTTTSYKYLFFLSVLDILKRRNFTVSCPINFREIIVEMLANAWYPHTYFKLYFGTQDKIAQKLDSLQLEITERVLKFTDTDKTELRATIAQQNLKDAIAHLKRYVPFRLIAPFLETELEAENVKRGTGNCLEKAMPALADRYFERRKPFYKFDTSSYRDCTSILIHPDWANYIKNNYAIVRGWVFWEWVQYMQKLNPNTPNIINKIFIPQQRGSLEVQKQYWKLILKSNPILCIYSGRNLEANNISLDHYLPWSFVAHDLLWNLIPTHPSINSAKSNNLPSEQYFDAFVKVQHQGLVTSHEQLKPQQWGKMIESYLAEFRMSGTEDLLNLEKLRNAYKLTIQPLISLATLQGFTPNWFYRSTED
- the rlmN gene encoding 23S rRNA (adenine(2503)-C(2))-methyltransferase RlmN, whose protein sequence is MTVNLDTRSELSTPHAENAPLLGQSLAQLTDWVVRQGQPKYRGKQLYQWIYQQGARSLAEISVFPKAWREEMGEGAIGRSTLHYRSVAPDETRKYLLRLADGLIIETVGIPTENRLTVCVSSQVGCPMACDFCATGKGGFTRNLQAYEIVDQVLTVRDDFQRRVSNVVFMGMGEPLLNTAQVVAAVKCLNEDVGIGQRSLVISTVGLQGRIHQLAQYKLQATLAVSLHASNQRQREQLIPSAQHYPLQQLLEECREYVEITGRRITFEYILLAGVNDSKENAAELARHLRGFQTHVNLIPYNPIAEVDYQRPTRDRINTFKKTLEGENIAVSIRYSRGLEADAACGQLRASRSQLEAV
- a CDS encoding sodium:solute symporter family protein — protein: MSVEAWTTIIVILSFILYTYIGWQSRVRDSKGFFVADQGIPSIANGAATAADWMSAASFISMAGIISTLGYDGSIYLMGWTGGFVLLALLLAPYLRKFGKYTVPDFVGDRYYSNVARLVAVVAAIFISMTYVAGQMRGVGIVFSRFLQVSVETGVIIGMVIVGFFAVLGGMKGITWTQVAQYIILIVAYLIPAIAIAWILTGNPIPQLAFTFSDIVPKLNQIQLDLGFKEYTQPFANKSMLDVLFIAIALMVGTAGLPHVIVRFYTVTSPRAARYSAGWALLFIALLYTTAPSIAAFARYNLIDSLHDKTPAEIQQLDWATKWEKTKLLEFTDKNNNGRIELAPTPEASEIKIDKDIIVLSTPEVAKLSPFVIALVAAGGLAAALSTASGLLLVISSSIAHDVYFRMINPQASESQRVMVGRVMVGFAIAIAGYFGINPPGFVAEVVAFAFGLAAASFFPAILLGIFDKRTNREGAIAGIIVGLLFTVFYIVGVKFYGMSPWFFGVSPEGIGTVGMILNFLVTLIVSRVTPPPPAEIQELVETLRSPEDAPPPLSDVGEEQLD
- a CDS encoding DUF4212 domain-containing protein; this translates as MNSDRRRAYWRENTTLIRNLLLVWALVSLGGSILLVQPLNSIRLGSLPLGFWLAQQGSIVIFVILIFIYAIQMDKIDRKYNNRM
- a CDS encoding ABC transporter ATP-binding protein; the encoded protein is MVSPVPKPEKNNQLEPAVQTWELGKVYRTGFWMNQKVESLKNCSLTVYRGETFGLLGPNGAGKTTLFKVLLGIIRRSGGRATILGQPIGDRAVKHRLGYLPENAYFYDYLTGWEFLSFVAGLFEIPRSIQRQRIPQLLDLVGLSEATAKKKQLRQYSKGMLQRIGMAQALINNPELVFLDEPMSGLDPMGRYRIRQIILALQEEGKTIFFNSHILSDVEQICDRVAILANGELIGSGTLDELLGTTEAFQVVGKGGNEEILRRWVANLEFKYDGWHGQLTGDAQEFIATLRLMNGELLSMTRDRVSLEDFFIQQLRDRGMDVSR
- a CDS encoding Uma2 family endonuclease, which encodes MSQAALTPPPIILLPTEDDLPYDDGIPMETPRHRAQMEVLINALDSWLEGRDNGFVGGNMFVYFSAEQVRDRDFRGPDFFVVLGVPKRERKSWIVWQESKAPDVIIELLSSSTALFDKNEKKLIYQNQLRASEYFWFDPDNPADWEGFILDGGVYQPIPLNEQGHRISRSLELALVRWQGSYRGVYTTWLRWATLDGELLPLPQELAEQAQERAEQAQELAEQATELAEAEHQRAEQARELAEQARELAEAEHQRAEQAERERKAAIPKLLAMGLTAAQVAEALNLPIEAIEQ